Genomic segment of Murdochiella vaginalis:
ACAGCAGCTTGCCGATCTGGCCTATCAAGAGAAAGGTGTGGATGCCGAAGCGCTGAATGCCCTCTTCTTTGCGAATCATCTGGTCACAGAAGGTGTGCAGGCAGCAATTACGTGTTTTTCGTTGCTCTCGTATATGCAGGAAGAGGAACAAGCCTGATCACCTCGAGGGCATGTGTTGGGAATATTGGCTGGGCAATGCAATCCAATCCCGCGCGTCGTGTGGTTTTTCGCTTATCGAGCGGCCGATAGAAAGGGAGAAGCTCATGGAAACGTTGCGAAATATAGAAGAAAAAAATCGTACTCTGTTTTTCGCGGTGTGCGCGCTGGATTGCGTCGTGGTTCTGTTGGATCTTTGGGCCATCTACGAGCTCGGCAGATTTTTTGATGGCCTCTCTTTCTCGCATACCATGCCCTTTTCCTTGCCAGCGATGCTTATTGTCTTTCCCTTTGCGCGTCTTCTGCTGTGTCTGGCAGAATCTCGTATGCGCGAGCGTTATTATACGCAGTGCCAGATTCAACTGAAAGAACGCTTGCTGTTGGTGCTCAGTGCTATGGAATTGCCGGAACAGCAGGCCGAGGAAACAGCGCGGTTTTCCGCTTTTTTGCAGGAGGAGATTGTTCGGCTGCGAAAAGGCTACTGGCCGATCCGCCTGATGCGCATCGGAAGAATACTTTCGGCGGTTATCACGTCGGTCTTTCTTGTAGTCCTTTCGCCGTATCTGGTGATTGCGGTTCTCCCGACGCTGCTGGACGAGCTTTGGCAGCAATTCTTTGGCCCGAGGGCTACCGGATTCCGATGCTCCGAGGAGGGGAAAAATGCTTTCGCGATGAACCCATTCGAAAAAGGACAACCCGGAAAGAGGAAGGCGATTCGACAGGGAGAGCCAAGCACGGTATTGTCCCCAGATGATGCTTCCTCGAACAAGGATGTTCTTTCCGTCATGGAAAGTTATAAACTTCTCGGCTTAAATGAGCTGTTTTTTGCACAGGCAAAGAAAGAAGAGGAAAAGCGTTCGCAGGAAGAGGAAAGCCGGTGCGTTCGTCGAGAGCAGAGACGCTTGCTGGAAAATCACGGTTTTTTCTTATTGCAGTTGTTTAGCCTTTTTGCTGGCCTTTTTGTGCTGGCACAGGGAAAGCTCACGGCAGGTGGCGTGCTGATCCTGGCCCTCGTTCTTGTCAAAGGCGACCGGAGGCGGGAACGCACGCGTGCCATGCTTCATCGTGCGCAAGAGAATTACCCGGTTATGGAACGTGTGAGTACCTTTCTTTTACGTTCTCCTCTGAACAAGGAGAATTATCCGGGCGGGACGCGGACGATTTCTTTTCGGGATTTGACGGTGTCCTTGGATCCTTCCTTTTCCACGCCGCTTTTTGATCGATTTAATCGCAACATTCGTCAGGGCAGTATGGTGGCGGTCATCGGCCCTCCCGGATCGGGAAAGCGCACCCTTATGCAGACCATGATCGGTGCCCTTCGTCCGCAATCGGGACTGGTGACTTTTGATGGTCATGATGTGCGAGAGTATGAACAGGCATCCTTTTTACGAAAAGTGCGCTACGTACCGGAGAAGACGGTTTTCTTTGACGGTACGGTGGAAGAAAATATTCTTCTTGGCCGTTCGCTCTCCGACTCCGAGTGGAAAGAATGGAGAACATTTTTCGGCTTCACCGAGGTGGAGCTTCATCAGGAGTTGTCCCCCAAGTCGCCGCTCTCAACAAAAGAGCGTATGCGCATTGGCCTTTGCCGCGTAGTGGTGGATCACCCGGAAATTCTCATTTTTACGGATCCCTTCAGCGATCTCGATGCACAGACCACGGATGCGCTTCGCACGCGAATTCGTCGTCTTCCGGCAACAAAAATAATCCTCCTCCATGACGATACGGAGGAGGATCTCACCCTTTACGATCAGATTATTCGCCTTTCATGAGCTTCATTATGGACGATCGTCTTCCTCGGCAAAACGGCGTGCGATTTCCACGATCAGTTTGACCGCTTTTTCCATCCATCCCACGACGGCGAACTCATAGGGCCCATGGAAATTCATGCCGCCGACAAAGAGGTTGGGTGTCGGTAAACCCATGAACGATAACTGCGCGCCGTCGGTTCCGCCGCGGGTCACCTCCACTTTTGCCGGGATGCCTAAGGCTTCCATCGAGGCAAGGGCAATGTCGACCAGTTCCGGATGCTGGTCAATTACCTCGCGCATATTGTAATAGGAATCCTCCATCGTCAGCACAATGCGTTCACCGTATCGCTCGTTGAGATAGGCAACAATCTGACGCAACAGCTCTTTTTTCGCTTCAAATTTCTTTTTGTCATGATCACGAATAATATATTCCATCTCTGCATGGGCCAAATTGCCATTCAGTGCCTCCAGCATGAAGAACCCGTCACGTCCTTCCGTGTGTTCCGGACGCATATGTGCCGGGAGCATGGCATTTAATTCCATTGCCACCAGCAACGCATTGATCATGATGTCCTTTGCCGATCCGGGATGGATGCTTTCGCCATCGATCACGATTTTCGCGGAGGCCGCATTAAAGGTTTCCGCACTGAATTCACCGAGCACGCCGCCATCCATGGTATAGGCGACGTCCGCGCCGAACGCTTTGACGTCAAAGCGATGCGGCCCGCGCCCGATTTCCTCATCCGGAGTAAAGCCCACACGAATTTTTCCATGCGGAATGTCGGGATGCGCCAAAAGAAATTCCATCGCAGATAGAATTTCGGCGATACCTGCCTTGTCGTCCGCACCGAGTAGGGTAGAGCCATCCGTTACCAGCAATTCTTCTCCGGCAAGCGAAGGCAGCATCGGGCAGATTTCTTTTGTCAGGATGCGGCCGTTTCCCAGCGGGATGGCGTTGCCGTCCGCTTTCACGATGCGCGTATTCTTGGCACCGCCGCGAAAATCCGGCGCCGTATCCATGTGGGAAAGAAAGCCGAGCACCGGCACCGTTTTCGCCTGTTCTTCCGGCAGGGTAGACGGCAGCGTGCCGAAGAGATATCCGTTTTCATCCAGCGTGATATCCACAAGCCCCATGTCTTCCATTTCCTGTTTCAGCATCCTCGCCAGTACCCATTGTCCTTCCGTGCTGGGACAACTTTCCGAATCCGCATCCGATTGGGTATCCAACGCCGCATAGCGCTTCAGTTTTTCTACGACCGGTTCCATTTTTTCTCCTTTTTATTCCAATTGTTTTCACCCGTTGTTTTTCCGAATTGTTTTCACCCGTTGTTTTTCCAAATGGTTTTTACACGTTTTTTTTCCAAACTGTTTTTACACGTTCCGGGTCTGCTGCAAAGATCTTTTTCACATAGGAACAAACGGGACGCACGTGGATTTCCTGCCGCTTTGCTTCCTCGATGAGTGCATTCACCAGTTTTTTCGCCAATCCACGGCCCCCATAGGCTTCATCCACAACGGTATGCTCCGCAATCCAATCGCCATTCTCTTCGACATCATAAGACAGATGGCCGATTTCCTTTTCTCCATCGTAAAGAACGAAACGATGGTCATTTTCTTTTTTCCGTATTTCCATGGTGCACCTTCCCTTTCGTTCGGCATGGTTATACCCAAAACGATCCGGTTTGCGCAAGGTGCTCGGGTGCATAGTCTGCCGGCCCTGGTAAACGGTGGATTTCGGCTTTCGTCAGGGTTCGCCGGCTTTGATAAACGCCGAATTTTGGCTTCCGTCAGGGTGCATCGCCCCTGATAAATGACGGATTTCGGATTTCGTCAGGGTTCGCCGACCCTGATAAACAACGAATTTTGGCTTCCGTCAGGGTGCATCGCCCCTGATAAATGACGGATTTCGGATTCCGTCAGGGTTCGCCGACCCTGATAAACGATAGATTTCCAATTTCGTCAGGGCCCGTCGCCCCTGATAAACAACGAAATTCGGCCTTCGTCAGGGTGGACCGCCCTGATAAACAACAGATTTCGGCTTTCGTCAGGGTTCAGCGCCCCTGACAAATGGCGAATTAAGGCTTTCGCCAGGGCCTATAGACCCTGTTAAACGCCGAATTTCGGATTTCGTCAGGGCCCACCGCCCCTGTTAAACATCAAATTTTGGCTCCAGACAGGGTTCATCGCCCCTGACAAATGGCGGATTTCGACTTCCGTCAGGGTTCATCGGCCCTGTTAAACATCAAATTTTCGCTTCCGTCAGGGTCCGTCGACCCTGACAAACAAAGAATTTCGGCTTCCGTCAGGGTCTGTCGGCCCTGTTAAACATCAAATTTCCGCTTCCGTCAGGGTCCGTCGCCCCTGATAAACGACGGATTTAGGCTTCCGTCAGGGGCCGTCGCCCCTGATAAACGCCGGATTTCGGGCTCTATCAGGGTCCACCGCCCCTGAAAAACGACAGATTTCGGCTTCCGTCAGGGTGCATCGCCCCTGATAAATGACGGATTCCGGCTTCCGTCAGGGTCCGCCGCCCCTGTTAAACATCAAATTTTCGCTCCAGACAGGGCCCACCGCCCCTGATAAACGCCGAATATCAGCTCCAGCCAGAGCCCGCCGCCTTCGATCCATTTTGCACAACACCCTTGACAGTCATTAACTGTACATATACAATATAAACACACAACGTTGTAGGAGGAAAAAGTGAATATTCAGATTAAAAATGCAAGCAATGAACCGATTTACTTGCAGATTAAAAAGCAACTTAAAGACGCCATCATCAGCGGAGAGCTGGAGGAAGATGCGCAGCTTCCTTCCATTCGCTTTTTGGCGAAGGAGCTTCGCGTAAGCGTCATTACGACCAAGCGGGCCTATGATGAGCTGGAGCGGGAAGGGTTTCTGCATTCCGTTCAGGGTAAGGGCAGCTTTGTCGCGGCGCAGAATCGGGCGTTGATGAAGGAAAACCTGTTACGAAAAATGGAAGCTTGTTTTGCGGAAGCATTGCACTATGCAGATCTTGCGGATGTTTCCCGAGAGGAAGTCCATGAATTGTTGCGATTAGTGGAGGAAGACCATGACGGAAGCGATTTGTCTTCAGGACGTGGAAAAGAAATTTGAAGGATTTCATTTTGGACCGATCACGTTTTCGGTTCCGAAGGGATGTATCGTCGGTTATATCGGCGAAAACGGGGCGGGAAAGAGCACGACGATCAAGCTGTTGCTGGGAATGATTCGAGCGGATGCCGGGAAAATCCGTCTTTTGGGCCGGGAAACGGCGCAAATGCTGAAAGAAGAAAAACAGCAGATTGGCTGTGTATTTGATGATCTCTACCTTCCCGGGGAAATGACATTAAAAAATGCCGAAGTATTTCATCGCGGTCTCTATGGAGAAGCGTGGCAGAAAGATACCTTTTATGCATTGGTGAAGCGCTTTCATTTGCCGGAAAATCGTACCATTCGGCAATACTCGCGCGGTATGCGGATGCAGCTCGGCATGGCACTTGCTCTTTCTCACGGAGCAAAACTGCTTCTCCTGGACGAAGCGACAAGCGGCTTGGATCCGGTGATTCGGGATGATGTTCTGGATCTCTTGTTGGATTTCATGCAACAGGAAGACCATACCGTGCTCATCTCCTCACACATTCTTTCCGACATTGAAAAAGTGGCAGATTATATTGCGTTCATTCACGAGGGAAGATTATTGTTTATGGAAGCAAAGGATGAACTGGAACAGCGTTACGGTGTGGCGACCGTCAGTTTGGAACAATTGGCGGGGCTGGACCCGGCTGCCATTGTCGGAAAGCGCATCCATGCCTTCGGTGCGGATGTGTTGGTTGAGCGTGCGAGGGTGCCAAAGGATCTCGATGTGCAAAAGGCAAGCATTGAGGATATTATGGTGTACTGGATTAAGGGGGCGCGGTCATGAAAGCGTTGCTGTATAAGGATTTTCTCACGGTAAAAAGGGGAATGCTTCTCGTATCCTTTCTTGTCGCCATCATCGGCGGCTATTCGTTCATCGAGAAGAAACTGTTGACATTTCCCATGGTATTCGTACTACTTCCGATGATTCTGATTGGT
This window contains:
- a CDS encoding ATP-binding cassette domain-containing protein, which gives rise to METLRNIEEKNRTLFFAVCALDCVVVLLDLWAIYELGRFFDGLSFSHTMPFSLPAMLIVFPFARLLLCLAESRMRERYYTQCQIQLKERLLLVLSAMELPEQQAEETARFSAFLQEEIVRLRKGYWPIRLMRIGRILSAVITSVFLVVLSPYLVIAVLPTLLDELWQQFFGPRATGFRCSEEGKNAFAMNPFEKGQPGKRKAIRQGEPSTVLSPDDASSNKDVLSVMESYKLLGLNELFFAQAKKEEEKRSQEEESRCVRREQRRLLENHGFFLLQLFSLFAGLFVLAQGKLTAGGVLILALVLVKGDRRRERTRAMLHRAQENYPVMERVSTFLLRSPLNKENYPGGTRTISFRDLTVSLDPSFSTPLFDRFNRNIRQGSMVAVIGPPGSGKRTLMQTMIGALRPQSGLVTFDGHDVREYEQASFLRKVRYVPEKTVFFDGTVEENILLGRSLSDSEWKEWRTFFGFTEVELHQELSPKSPLSTKERMRIGLCRVVVDHPEILIFTDPFSDLDAQTTDALRTRIRRLPATKIILLHDDTEEDLTLYDQIIRLS
- the pepT gene encoding peptidase T, which encodes MEPVVEKLKRYAALDTQSDADSESCPSTEGQWVLARMLKQEMEDMGLVDITLDENGYLFGTLPSTLPEEQAKTVPVLGFLSHMDTAPDFRGGAKNTRIVKADGNAIPLGNGRILTKEICPMLPSLAGEELLVTDGSTLLGADDKAGIAEILSAMEFLLAHPDIPHGKIRVGFTPDEEIGRGPHRFDVKAFGADVAYTMDGGVLGEFSAETFNAASAKIVIDGESIHPGSAKDIMINALLVAMELNAMLPAHMRPEHTEGRDGFFMLEALNGNLAHAEMEYIIRDHDKKKFEAKKELLRQIVAYLNERYGERIVLTMEDSYYNMREVIDQHPELVDIALASMEALGIPAKVEVTRGGTDGAQLSFMGLPTPNLFVGGMNFHGPYEFAVVGWMEKAVKLIVEIARRFAEEDDRP
- a CDS encoding GNAT family N-acetyltransferase, translating into MEIRKKENDHRFVLYDGEKEIGHLSYDVEENGDWIAEHTVVDEAYGGRGLAKKLVNALIEEAKRQEIHVRPVCSYVKKIFAADPERVKTVWKKNV
- a CDS encoding GntR family transcriptional regulator, whose protein sequence is MNIQIKNASNEPIYLQIKKQLKDAIISGELEEDAQLPSIRFLAKELRVSVITTKRAYDELEREGFLHSVQGKGSFVAAQNRALMKENLLRKMEACFAEALHYADLADVSREEVHELLRLVEEDHDGSDLSSGRGKEI
- a CDS encoding ABC transporter ATP-binding protein produces the protein MTEAICLQDVEKKFEGFHFGPITFSVPKGCIVGYIGENGAGKSTTIKLLLGMIRADAGKIRLLGRETAQMLKEEKQQIGCVFDDLYLPGEMTLKNAEVFHRGLYGEAWQKDTFYALVKRFHLPENRTIRQYSRGMRMQLGMALALSHGAKLLLLDEATSGLDPVIRDDVLDLLLDFMQQEDHTVLISSHILSDIEKVADYIAFIHEGRLLFMEAKDELEQRYGVATVSLEQLAGLDPAAIVGKRIHAFGADVLVERARVPKDLDVQKASIEDIMVYWIKGARS